From Channa argus isolate prfri chromosome 18, Channa argus male v1.0, whole genome shotgun sequence, the proteins below share one genomic window:
- the LOC137103882 gene encoding bile salt-activated lipase-like, translating to MLKLGILVAVVVLLETVSGASLGVVYTEGGMVKGDNIRLGLFRRMDVFKGIPFADIPGRFEKPKRHPGWDGVLQATEFRKRCLQVNLLMTDTRGSEDCLYLNIWVPHGSKVSTGLPVMVWIYGGAFLVGGSMGANFLDNYLYSGQEIADRGNVIVVTLGYRVGSLGFLSTGDSDLPGNYGLWDQQAAIAWVHRNIRSFGGDPDNVTIFGESAGGASVSFQTLTPHNKGLFKRAISQSGVALCPWGINKNPRKFAEEVAIKLKCPTGENMAACLKMTDPVALTLAGTLSLSSSPDHSIIENLALSPVIDGDFLPDEPRNLFHNAAEIDYIAGVNDMDGHLFIAFDIPSVNSPLVDTHIEDVKRLMASYTRDKGKAGLDNAYSTYTSNWGSNPSQETIKKTAVALGTDYIFLVPTQTALYLHAANATTGHTYSYFFSQPNRMAGIGRPYPSWMGADHADDLQYVFGKPFTTPLGYWPRHRHVSGYMINYWTNFAKTGDPNKGEKVPATWPKFTTTGHQFLEINSKMDKNYVGQKMRLRYVHFWTSILPSLPTVTS from the exons ATGTTAAAGTTGGGGATTTTAGTTGCTGTTGTCGTGCTTCTGGAGACAGTCTCTGGGGCCTCT cTTGGGGTGGTTTACACAGAGGGAGGGATGGTGAAGGGGGACAACATTCGACTTGGGCTCTTCCGTCGTATGGACGTCTTCAAGGGGATTCCATTTGCTGATATCCCTGGAAGGTTTGAGAAACCAAAGCGTCACCCTGGCTGGGACG GTGTTCTACAGGCCACAGAATTCAGGAAGAGATGCCTTCAGGTGAACCTTCTTATGACTGATACCAGAGGCAGTGAGGACTGTCTGTACCTAAACATTTGGGTTCCTCATGGAAGTAAAG TGTCCACAGGTTTGCCGGTCATGGTGTGGATATACGGAGGAGCCTTCCTGGTTGGAGGTTCAATGGGTGCCAACTTCCTGGATAATTATTTGTACAGTGGGCAGGAGATTGCAGACAGAGGAAATGTTATTGTGGTGACTTTGGGATACCGTGTCGGATCCTTAGGCTTCCTGAGTACTGGAGACTCTGATCTGCCTG GAAATTATGGTTTGTGGGATCAGCAAGCCGCCATTGCCTGGGTGCACAGGAACATCCGCTCATTTGGGGGAGACCCTGACAACGTCACTATCTTTGGAGAATCTGCAGGAGGAGCTAGTGTCAGCTTCCAG ACACTCACTCCTCACAACAAAGGACTATTCAAGAGAGCCATCTCACAGAGTGGGGTCGCACTCTGCCCATGGGGAATCAACAAGAACCCCCGCAAGTTTGCTGAGGAG GTTGCTATAAAGCTCAAGTGCCCAACCGGTGAGAATATGGCTGCCTGTTTGAAGATGACGGATCCTGTGGCCCTAACGTTGGCCGGCACGCTCAGTCTGTCCAGCTCACCTGATC ACTCAATAATCGAAAACCTGGCCCTGTCTCCTGTGATTGATGGTGATTTCCTGCCAGATGAGCCTCGTAATTTGTTCCACAATGCTGCTGAAATTGACTACATTGCTGGAGTCAACGACATGGACGGGCACTTGTTTATTGCTTTCGATATTCCTTCAGTCAACTCCCCACTGGTGGACACTCATAT TGAAGATGTTAAAAGGCTGATGGCTTCCTACACGAGGGACAAGGGCAAGGCTGGACTTGACAATGCCTACTCTACATACACCTCAAACTGGGGATCAAACCCCAGTCAGGAGACCATCAAGAAAACCGCTGTGGCGCTTGGAACAGACTACATCTTCCTGGTTCCTACTCAGACTGCCCTTTACCTTCATGCTGCCAATGCAAC AACTGGCCATACCTACTCGTACTTCTTCTCTCAACCCAACCGTATGGCCGGCATAGGCAGACCCTACCCCAGCTGGATGGGAGCCGACCATGCTGATGACCTGCAGTACGTGTTTGGAAAGCCTTTCACCACACCACTGGGATACTGGCCTCGTCACCGTCACGTCTCTGGCTACATGATTAACTACTGGACCAACTTTGCCAAAACTGG AGACCCCAACAAGGGAGAGAAAGTGCCTGCTACCTGGCCCAAATTCACAACCACCGGACATCAGTTCCTGGAGATCAATTCTAAGATGGACAAGAACTATGTGGGACAGAAGATGAGACTGCGTTACGTGCATTTCTGGACCAGTATTCTGCCCAGCCTTCCCACAGTCACGTCATAA